Proteins encoded by one window of Blautia argi:
- a CDS encoding DUF3221 domain-containing protein, whose protein sequence is MNKETKAHNLLRYFRSFIVILVIFILMLSGCDRKEQRRVSLKGQVLEVKEQYILIEPLEEESLSADKITVSTQVKDSQKVPDLKEGDCVKILYDGIILESYPAKINQVYEIQLLSEGEADTE, encoded by the coding sequence ATGAATAAAGAAACGAAAGCACATAATTTGTTGAGATATTTCAGGTCGTTTATTGTAATTCTGGTGATTTTTATATTGATGCTTTCCGGTTGTGACAGGAAAGAGCAGAGGAGGGTCAGCCTGAAAGGGCAGGTGTTAGAAGTAAAAGAGCAATACATTCTAATAGAGCCATTGGAAGAGGAGAGCCTTTCTGCAGATAAAATTACAGTCAGTACACAGGTGAAAGATTCCCAAAAGGTTCCTGATTTAAAAGAAGGGGATTGTGTGAAAATTCTTTATGACGGCATAATCCTGGAGTCTTATCCGGCAAAAATCAATCAGGTGTATGAGATACAGTTGCTTAGTGAAGGGGAAGCAGATACAGAATAG
- the gloA2 gene encoding SMU1112c/YaeR family gloxylase I-like metalloprotein: protein MKLDTIHHIAIIGSDYEKSKNFYVEILGFEVIRENYREERKDYKIDLRQGNVELELFIIPGRPKRPSYPEANGLRHLAFKVEDVEKTAKELQALGVETEPIRTDEFTGEKMTFFFDPDGQPLELHG from the coding sequence ATGAAGCTGGATACCATACATCATATTGCCATTATTGGAAGTGATTACGAGAAGTCTAAAAATTTTTATGTGGAGATTTTAGGATTTGAGGTGATTCGGGAAAATTACAGAGAGGAGAGGAAGGACTACAAAATTGACCTGCGGCAGGGAAATGTGGAACTGGAATTGTTTATCATTCCGGGACGTCCCAAAAGACCCAGTTACCCGGAAGCAAATGGACTGCGGCATCTGGCGTTTAAAGTAGAAGATGTGGAGAAAACGGCAAAGGAGCTGCAGGCATTGGGTGTGGAAACAGAGCCTATACGGACAGATGAATTTACGGGAGAAAAAATGACCTTTTTCTTTGATCCGGACGGGCAGCCGCTGGAACTGCATGGATAA
- a CDS encoding VOC family protein → MKLKNVLIVVTDIEKSKKFYHDLFGLEVLLDSGENVILTEGLVLQEKKLWEATIQKTVCPKSHSTELYFEERNIEAFAEKLNNYEEPVKYVTPLTCNAWERKVIRFYDPDGTLIEVGETR, encoded by the coding sequence GTGAAGCTAAAAAATGTGTTGATTGTGGTAACAGATATAGAAAAGTCCAAAAAATTTTACCATGATTTATTTGGACTGGAAGTTCTTCTGGACAGCGGAGAAAATGTGATTTTAACAGAAGGACTGGTGCTTCAGGAGAAAAAGCTCTGGGAAGCAACCATTCAAAAAACGGTGTGTCCAAAGAGTCACAGCACAGAATTGTATTTTGAGGAAAGAAATATAGAAGCATTTGCAGAAAAACTAAATAACTATGAAGAGCCTGTAAAATATGTGACACCCTTGACCTGCAATGCCTGGGAACGGAAAGTGATACGTTTTTATGACCCAGACGGAACATTAATAGAGGTGGGGGAAACAAGATAA